From the bacterium genome, the window CAGATCGTCGGACCAGGGCGTCTCGCCCCGGTGCCGCTCGAGTTCGGCGAGCAAGCTGTCCAGCCAGGCGGCGGCGCTGGGCCCCGCCTCGGCCAGCCGCGCCTGCAGGCGCGCGAGGCCGAAGTGCTCGCCCGCGCGATTGCGCGTGTCCGTGAGTCCATCCGTGTAGACGAGCAGGCGGTCGCCCGTCGCGAGCTGCAACTCCAGCTCCGGGTACTGCTGATCCGCGCGCAGCCCGAGAGGCAAGCCCCCCTGCTGCTCGACGCTCTCGCTGCTGCCGTCCGCATGCGCGAGCAGCACGGCTTCGTGCCCGGCCGAGGCCAGGCGCACGCGCCACCCGCGGCCGCTGATGCGCAGGAC encodes:
- a CDS encoding serine/threonine-protein phosphatase is translated as MPAVLPQRPDLEIAGRSLPAQVVGGDYFDVIELPGGDLLAIVADVSGKGIQAAIRMSGLQAMTHSLVYQDLQPGAVLARLNEYLGRGGLRGHFVTACVLRISGRGWRVRLASAGHEAVLLAHADGSSESVEQQGGLPLGLRADQQYPELELQLATGDRLLVYTDGLTDTRNRAGEHFGLARLQARLAEAGPSAAAWLDSLLAELERHRGETPWSDDLTALLLNTHAEGMA